One part of the Arabidopsis thaliana chromosome 1 sequence genome encodes these proteins:
- a CDS encoding Glycine cleavage T-protein family (Glycine cleavage T-protein family; FUNCTIONS IN: aminomethyltransferase activity; INVOLVED IN: glycine catabolic process; LOCATED IN: chloroplast; EXPRESSED IN: 20 plant structures; EXPRESSED DURING: 13 growth stages; CONTAINS InterPro DOMAIN/s: Folate-binding, YgfZ (InterPro:IPR017703), Glycine cleavage T-protein, N-terminal (InterPro:IPR006222), Glycine cleavage T-protein, C-terminal barrel (InterPro:IPR013977); BEST Arabidopsis thaliana protein match is: Glycine cleavage T-protein family (TAIR:AT1G11860.3); Has 30201 Blast hits to 17322 proteins in 780 species: Archae - 12; Bacteria - 1396; Metazoa - 17338; Fungi - 3422; Plants - 5037; Viruses - 0; Other Eukaryotes - 2996 (source: NCBI BLink).), which produces MNLLQSCKDMAMMMRIDSVSHITNTALLPCLYNGTVLRRRSLSLRKCGFRERKFQLRCVSASSDSLQFDFSPPPIDHDFLDTISVSGGKVSEDGVVESFDNDDEALDAFDNGVVVVDLSHFGRIRVSGDDRAHFLHNQTTANFESLYEGQGCDTVFVTPTARTIDIAHAWIMKNAILLTVSPTTCQSIIEMLNKYIFFADKVEIKDITKQTCLFALAGPKSNQIMSKLNLGDLIGQPYGRHQHYSFDGMPITVGVGSLISDEGFTMLMSPGGAVSVWKTLLAEGAIPMGSVAWEKLRITQGRPAPERELSKEFNVLEAGLWNSISLNKGCYKGQETIARLMTYDGIKQRLCGLNLSAPSEPGSTITVDGKKVGKLTSYTGGKNGSGHFGLGYIKKQAASIGNTVTVGEDISGIVSEVPYLARQHPPSANSSS; this is translated from the exons ATGAACCTTCTCCAGAGTTGTAAGGACATggcgatgatgatgaggatagATAGCGTGAGCCACATCACCAATACTGCTCTACTTCCATGTCTCTACAACGGAACAGTTCTTCGCCGGCGCTCCCTCAGTCTCCGAAAGTGTGGTTTCCGAGAACGAAAGTTTCAGCTCCGATGCGTCTCTGCTTCTTCCGATTCGTTGCAGTTTGATTTCTCTCCGCCTCCAATTGATCACGATTTTCTT GATACAATAAGTGTTTCTGGAGGTAAAGTTTCTGAAGATGGTGTTGTTGAGAGTTTTGATAACGACGATGAGGCTTTGGATGCATTTGATAATGGAGTTGTG GTTGTGGACCTCTCACATTTTGGGAGAATTCGAG TTAGTGGAGATGACCGTGCTCATTTCCTTCATAACCAAACCACTGCCAATTTTGAAAGCCTTTATGAAGGACAG GGATGTGACACTGTATTTGTTACCCCAACAGCAAGGACGATAGATATTGCACATGCCTGGATCATG aaAAATGCAATATTGCTGACTGTTTCTCCAACGACATGCCAAAGCATAATTGAGATGCTCAACAA GTACATTTTCTTTGCTGACAAGGTAGAGATCAAGGACATCACCAAGCAAACTTGCTTATTTGCTTTAGCTGGACCCAAAAGCAACCAA aTCATGTCTAAACTGAATCTGGGAGATCTTATTGGGCAGCCATATGGCAGGCATCAGCATTATAGT TTTGATGGAATGCCAATAACAGTTGGGGTCGGAAGTCTTATTTCAGATGAAGGCTTTACCATGTTAATGTCGCCAGGGGGTGCCGTTTCAGTCTGGAAGACCCTTTTAGCTGAAGGTGCTATTCCGATGGGTTCTGTAGCCTGGGAGAAACTTAGAATCACTCAAG GAAGACCAGCACCTGAGAGAGAACTCAGCAAGGAATTTAATGTTCTGGAGGCGGGCCTATGGAACTCGATTTCATTGAACAAAG GATGTTATAAGGGACAGGAGACAATAGCAAGACTCATGACATATGATGGAATCAAGCAAAGATTATGTGGACTTAATCTCTCTGCACCATCGGAACCCGGCAGCACCATCACAGTCGACGGGAAAAAG gTGGGGAAGCTAACGAGCTACACTGGGGGAAAAAACGGGTCTGGCCATTTCGGGTTAGGCTACATCAAGAAACAAGCAGCCTCAATTGGCAACACAGTGACTGTAGGTGAAGATATTTCAGGGATTGTATCTGAAGTCCCTTATCTAGCGCGGCAACATCCTCCATCAGCCAACTCGAGTTCTTGA
- a CDS encoding S3 self-incompatibility locus-linked pollen protein (FUNCTIONS IN: molecular_function unknown; INVOLVED IN: biological_process unknown; LOCATED IN: cellular_component unknown; EXPRESSED IN: 20 plant structures; EXPRESSED DURING: 10 growth stages; CONTAINS InterPro DOMAIN/s: Membralin (InterPro:IPR019144); Has 172 Blast hits to 170 proteins in 70 species: Archae - 0; Bacteria - 0; Metazoa - 110; Fungi - 0; Plants - 38; Viruses - 0; Other Eukaryotes - 24 (source: NCBI BLink).) — translation MDPEQTFIRVQERFSQILTPRIRGFLEYTYLFVAITLFCILVVMHANYVQQPGCSSELTGVELAEAELMQIKITSAGLWSRNDESTAADVPRVVAATDSLEVSKTDQESSTSEENTDDTFVKIDKEEPRSSFSVSAKENVRAAILRFLKKCYRRISFVLQHTARILRGVRKIWNIIGIPLNLDVPKLLHVLYMDKVNYYAVQWLESKTQEFEPTYLYTMEKGYFLLPDEAKSRHNIRTANVSISARHPCFGNRWQQLLINRVVGYDTIIMNSLQNSAGQGYLYNYQTREFYNLSYSQELPDGSAHFGDYLVTKCGVLMMSLFVFFTTTMSVSFTLRETQTRMLKFTVQLQHHAQHRLPTFQLIFVHVIESLVFVPIMIGILFFLFEFYDDQLLAFMVLVLVWLCELFTLISVRTPISMKFFPRFFLLYFLVFHIYFFSYAYGFSYLALMTTAAFMQHLILYFWNRFEVPALQRFLQSRQSHLQQHPDFHITSSTILASTLHITRLNRTTRNRTPSGPNHTTPNQNTETRSFTADGGGVGNPAQYQEQQEENEANTVPAEPNPQQAGAMSSFSSMLLWILGGASSEGLNSFLSMFRDVRDEDEAQVFADTSPPQNPHHDPLSVD, via the exons ATGGATCCGGAGCAGACGTTTATTAGGGTTCAGGAGAGGTTTTCGCAGATCTTAACGCCAAGGATTAGAGGTTTCTTAGAGTATACTTACCTCTTCGTTGCCATCACTTTGTTCTGTATCCTCGTTGTTATGCACGCCAATTATGTTCAGCAG CCTGGTTGTTCAAGTGAGCTGACTGGAGTTGAGTTAGCTGAAGCAGAGCTTATGCAAATCAAG ATAACAAGTGCAGGGTTGTGGTCACGTAATGATGAAAGTACTGCTGCAGATGTTCCTCGAGTTGTTGCTGCAACTGATAGTTTAGAAGTGTCAAAGACTGATCAAg AAAGCTCTACCAGTGAAGAAAATACCGATGATACATTTGTGAAAATTGATAAGGAAGAGCCCCGCAGTAGTTTCTCAGTGTCTGCAAAAGAGAATGTCAGAGCAGCTATTCTTCGCTTTCTTAAAAAGTGTTACAGGCGCATATCTTTCGTTTTACAGCATACAGCACGGATCCTCAGAGGTGTTAGAAAAATATGG AACATCATTGGCATACCGCTAAATCTTGATGTGCCCAAATTGTTGCATGTACTGTATATGGATAAAGTCAACTACTATGCAG TTCAGTGGCTTGAGAGTAAAACTCAAGAGTTTGAGCCAACATATCTATATACCATGGAAAAG GGTTACTTCTTGCTGCCTGATGAAGCAAAATCACGGCATAACATTCGCACTGCAAATGTCAGCATATCGGCACGGCATCCCTGCTTTGGCAACAG GTGGCAGCAACTTCTTATAAACAGAGTTGTTGGATATGATACTATTATAATGAATAGCTTACAGAACTCTGCTGGTCAAG GTTATCTATACAACTACCAGACAAGAGAATTTTACAATCTCAGTTACTCCCAAGAACTTCCTGACGGTTCTGCGCATTTCGGAG ATTACTTGGTGACGAAATGTGGTGTCCTAATGATGTcactttttgtgtttttcacAACCACAATGTCTGTATCATTCACATTGCGAGAGACACAAACTCGCATGTTGAAGTTTACAG TGCAGCTTCAACACCATGCCCAGCATCGGTTACCAACATTTCAGTTGATCTTTGTACACGTGATCGAATCGCTTGTCTTTGTACCG ATTATGATTGGGATTTTGTTCTTCCTGTTTGAGTTTTACGACGATCAGCTATTGGCTtttatggttctagttcttgtcTGGCTTTGCGAATTATTCACCCTGATAAG TGTCAGGACACCAATATCGATGAAGTTCTTCCCGCGTTTCTTCTTGCTGTACTTCTTGGTGTTCcatatttatttcttctcaTATGCATATG GTTTTTCTTATCTCGCCCTAATGACAACCGCTGCATTCATGCAACACTTAATTTTATACTTCTGGAACCGTTTTGAG GTACCAGCTCTTCAGAGGTTCCTTCAAAGCCGACAGTCACACCTTCAGCAACACCCAGACTTTCACATCACTTCCTCAACAATCCTAGCATCAACTCTTCACATCACAAGGCTGAACAGAACAACAAGAAACCGAACTCCGTCTGGTCCTAACCACACAACCCCAAACCAAAACACGGAAACAAGATCTTTTACAGCGGATGGAGGAGGTGTCGGGAATCCGGCACAATATCAAGAGCAGCAAGAAGAGAATGAAGCAAACACCGTTCCTGCAGAGCCTAACCCACAACAAGCAGGCGCAATGAGCTCGTTCAGCTCGATGCTTCTATGGATTTTAGGCGGGGCTTCGTCAGAAGGACTTAACTCGTTTCTTTCGATGTTTAGAGATGtgagagatgaagatgaagcacAAGTGTTTGCAGATACTAGTCCACCTCAAAACCCGCATCATGATCCTCTTTCAGttgattaa
- a CDS encoding kinetochore protein (FUNCTIONS IN: molecular_function unknown; INVOLVED IN: mitosis; LOCATED IN: plasma membrane; EXPRESSED IN: cultured cell; CONTAINS InterPro DOMAIN/s: Kinetochore protein Nuf2 (InterPro:IPR005549); Has 50972 Blast hits to 29793 proteins in 2070 species: Archae - 902; Bacteria - 7404; Metazoa - 23628; Fungi - 4156; Plants - 2312; Viruses - 158; Other Eukaryotes - 12412 (source: NCBI BLink).) encodes MSAYEYPRLSRSDIITALKDAQIASVTETDLKTPTSDFVSELYTRILIYLDALDEEEKGQVDFEALEQLENPDHHATSMQAMKLYCKVKDMLEMLDCPLPISFKDLLRPESSRTEFFISALLNYGLYKDSKMDLIRPKAEELGLLDEQRKQCEAKVAQLNAEIGEFDEAVERDLPFVQELEANIEQLNKKILELNNQQMSLRATFQKMREKSTQMDNEISKAEFDLVETVQENANLRSQIVQSPDKLQGALEEKKLVLGETKKAEQSAMVTFQEKAAILEVFEKALKKILKSSSQLQLINEQVTNAKTVEKEFKALKDKLSEDGVAYKSLEAKVVERERIVEQLNESLKQLEKEKAVMFDDWTKQLNELKVEVESRRRELETRQTNVESVVAMVDDNTAKTNQVRQSGEAKVKKLAAKYEEIVKQFHEYTVSFDAFLPSL; translated from the exons ATGTCAGCCTACGAGTACCCGAGGCTCTCTCGTTCCGACATTATCACGGCGCTCAAGGATGCTCAAATCGCTAGCGTTACAGAGACCGATCTCAAAACCCCAACTTCCGACTTTGTCTCCGAGCTTTACACCAGAATTCTTATCTATCTCGACGCCCTCGACGA agaagagaaagggCAAGTTGATTTTGAGGCTTTGGAGCAATTGGAGAATCCAGATCATCATGCCACTTCAATGCAAGCTATGAAGCTTTATTGCAAAGTGAAAGATATGTTAGAAATGCTTGATTGTCCATTACCAATTAGTTTCAAGGATCTCTTACGCCCTGAATCATCCCGAACCGAGTTTTTCATCAGCGCACTTTTGAACTATGGTCTATACAA AGACTCGAAAATGGATCTTATAAGACCAAAGGCAGAAGAGTTGGGTCTCCTTGATGAGCAGCGAAAGCAGTGTGAGGCAAAGGTTGCTCAG TTGAATGCAGAGATTGGAGAATTTGATGAAGCCGTTGAGAGGGACTTACCTTTTGTCCAAGAGCTAGAAGCGAACATTGAACaactgaataaaaaaatattggaacTAAATAATCAGCAGATGTCACTGCGAGCTACCTTCcagaaaatgagagagaagagtACACAGATGGATAACGAG ATTTCCAAAGCAGAGTTTGATCTTGTGGAAACTGTCCAAGAAAATGCAAACCTCCGCTCACAAATTGTTCAATCACCGGACAAATTGCAG GGAGCtttagaagagaagaaactagTACTTGGGGAAACAAAGAAAGCTGAACAATCAGCAATGGTAACTTTCCAGGAAAAGGCTGCCATTCTTGAGGTTTTTGAAAAG GCcttgaagaaaattttaaagtcaTCTTCGCAACTGCAGTTAATAAACGAACAG GTAACCAATGCGAAAACGGTTGAGAAAGAATTCAAAGCTCTTAAAGATAAGCTGAGTGAGGATGGGGTAGCATACAAATCACTTGAGGCGAAAGTGGTTGAGCGGGAAAGAATAG TGGAACAGTTGAACGAATCATTGAAACAactagagaaagaaaaagcagTCATGTTTGATGATTGGACGAAACAGTTGAATGAATTAAAAGTGGAGGTTGAATCCAGAAGACGTGAACTTGAAACCAGGCAAACGAATGTTGAATCAGTAGTAGCTATG GTTGATGACAATACTGCGAAGACTAACCAGGTGAGACAGTCAGGAGAAGCTAAAGTTAAAAAACTAGCCGCTAAATATGAAGAGATCGTGAAGCAG TTTCATGAATACACGGTGTCGTTTGATGCGTTTCTACCAAGCCTCTAA
- the CPSF73-I gene encoding cleavage and polyadenylation specificity factor 73-I (cleavage and polyadenylation specificity factor 73-I (CPSF73-I); CONTAINS InterPro DOMAIN/s: Beta-Casp domain (InterPro:IPR022712), RNA-metabolising metallo-beta-lactamase (InterPro:IPR011108), Beta-lactamase-like (InterPro:IPR001279), Pre-mRNA 3'-end-processing endonuclease polyadenylation factor C-term (InterPro:IPR021718); BEST Arabidopsis thaliana protein match is: cleavage and polyadenylation specificity factor 73 kDa subunit-II (TAIR:AT2G01730.1); Has 35333 Blast hits to 34131 proteins in 2444 species: Archae - 798; Bacteria - 22429; Metazoa - 974; Fungi - 991; Plants - 531; Viruses - 0; Other Eukaryotes - 9610 (source: NCBI BLink).) — MASSSTSLKRREQPISRDGDQLIVTPLGAGSEVGRSCVYMSFRGKNILFDCGIHPAYSGMAALPYFDEIDPSSIDVLLITHFHIDHAASLPYFLEKTTFNGRVFMTHATKAIYKLLLTDYVKVSKVSVEDMLFDEQDINKSMDKIEVIDFHQTVEVNGIKFWCYTAGHVLGAAMFMVDIAGVRILYTGDYSREEDRHLRAAELPQFSPDICIIESTSGVQLHQSRHIREKRFTDVIHSTVAQGGRVLIPAFALGRAQELLLILDEYWANHPDLHNIPIYYASPLAKKCMAVYQTYILSMNDRIRNQFANSNPFVFKHISPLNSIDDFNDVGPSVVMATPGGLQSGLSRQLFDSWCSDKKNACIIPGYMVEGTLAKTIINEPKEVTLMNGLTAPLNMQVHYISFSAHADYAQTSTFLKELMPPNIILVHGEANEMMRLKQKLLTEFPDGNTKIMTPKNCESVEMYFNSEKLAKTIGRLAEKTPDVGDTVSGILVKKGFTYQIMAPDELHVFSQLSTATVTQRITIPFVGAFGVIKHRLEKIFESVEFSTDEESGLPALKVHERVTVKQESEKHISLQWSSDPISDMVSDSIVALILNISREVPKIVMEEEDAVKSEEENGKKVEKVIYALLVSLFGDVKLGENGKLVIRVDGNVAQLDKESGEVESEHSGLKERVRVAFERIQSAVKPIPLSAS, encoded by the exons atggcttcttcttctacttctctgaaaagaagagagcaaCCAATTTCGCGAGATGGAGATCAACTTATCGTTACTCCGTTAGGAGCCGGAAGTGAAGTGGGTCGTTCCTGTGTTTACATGTCCTTCCGAGGCAAAAATATTCTG TTTGATTGTGGGATTCATCCTGCGTACTCGGGCATGGCTGCGTTGCCTTACTTCGATGAGATTGATCCTTCTTCCATTGATGTCCTCTTGATTACTCA CTTTCATATAGATCATGCAGCATCTCTACCTTATTTTCTGGAGAAg ACGACATTCAATGGGCGGGTTTTCATGACACATGCAACAAAGGCCATCTACAAGCTGTTGCTTACAGATTATGTAAAAGTGAGCAAAGTGTCTGTGGAAGATATGTTGTTCGATGAACAAGACATCAACAAGTCTATGGACAAAATTGAG GTAATTGACTTCCATCAAACAGTTGAAGTGAATGGCATAAAGTTCTGGTGTTACACGGCAGGCCATGTTTTGGGTGCAGCCATGTTTATGGTGGATATAGCTGGTGTCCGAATCCTCTATACAGGCGACTATTCCCGTGAGGAAGACCGACATCTGAGAGCAGCTGAGCTTCCTCAATTCTCCCCTGACATATGCATCATTGAATCCACTTCTGGTGTCCAGCTTCATCAATCTCGTCATATTCGTGAGAAACGCTTCACTGATGTAATCCATTCAACGGTTGCTCAGGGTGGACGTGTGCTGATCCCGGCTTTTGCACTGGGCCGTGCTCAGGAACTTCTCTTGATTCTTGATGAATACTGGGCGAACCACCCAGATCTACACAATATCCCAATCTACTATGCATCACCACTCGCCAAAAAGTGTATGGCGGTTTACCAAACCTACATATTATCTATGAACGACAGAATCCGCAACCAGTTTGCAAATTCTAATCCGTTTGTGTTCAAGCACATTTCTCCATTAAACAGCATCGATGATTTTAATGATGTCGGTCCATCTGTGGTAATGGCTACTCCTGGAGGTCTTCAAAGCGGTCTCTCAAGGCAACTCTTTGACAGCTGGTGTTCAGATAAGAAGAATGCTTGTATCATACCAGGTTATATGGTGGAAGGTACACTGGCCAAGACGATAATTAATGAACCAAAGGAGGTGACTCTTATGAATGGTCTTACTGCTCCGCTCAACATGCAAGTGCACTATATATCGTTCTCTGCTCATGCAGATTACGCGCAGACGAGCACGTTCTTGAAAGAGCTCATGCCTCCTAACATCATCCTTGTTCACGGTGAAGCTAACGAGATGATGAGGCTCAAACAGAAGCTCTTAACAGAGTTTCCTGATGGAAACACAAAGATCATGACCCCGAAGAACTGTGAGTCAGTGGAAATGTATTTTAATTCTGAGAAATTGGCGAAAACCATTGGGAGATTGGCGGAAAAGACACCTGATGTTGGCGATACAGTAAGCGGGATTCTGGTGAAGAAAGGGTTCACTTATCAGATAATGGCACCTGACGAACTCCATGTTTTCTCACAGCTATCAACAGCAACTGTAACTCAGCGAATTACAATCCCGTTTGTAGGAGCTTTTGGTGTGATAAAACATCGCCTGGAGAAGATTTTCGAGAGCGTGGAATTTTCAACAGATGAGGAATCGGGGCTTCCAGCACTGAAAGTTCATGAAAGAGTAACGGTGAAACAAGAGTCAGAGAAGCACATCTCACTTCAGTGGTCATCAGATCCAATAAGTGACATGGTTTCAGACTCCATTGTAGCTCTGATTCTCAACATCAGCCGAGAAGTCCCCAAGATCgttatggaagaagaagatgctgtGAAATCCGAGGAAGAGAACGGGAAGAAAGTTGAGAAAGTGATATACGCACTTCTTGTTTCGCTTTTCGGGGATGTGAAACTAGGAGAAAACGGGAAACTGGTGATTAGGGTCGATGGCAATGTCGCTCAGCTGGATAAAGAGAGTGGAGAGGTAGAGAGTGAGCATTCAGGTCTTAAGGAAAGAGTGAGAGTAGCTTTTGAGCGGATTCAGAGCGCTGTGAAACCAATCCCTCTCTCAGCTTCTTAG
- a CDS encoding WAPL (Wings apart-like protein regulation of heterochromatin) protein (WAPL (Wings apart-like protein regulation of heterochromatin) protein; BEST Arabidopsis thaliana protein match is: WAPL (Wings apart-like protein regulation of heterochromatin) protein (TAIR:AT1G11060.1); Has 250 Blast hits to 190 proteins in 72 species: Archae - 0; Bacteria - 2; Metazoa - 174; Fungi - 3; Plants - 50; Viruses - 0; Other Eukaryotes - 21 (source: NCBI BLink).) has translation MMERTYGRRKPGMLNDDVSRAEHIFPSSSSPELEPVDFSTQESSCVWNYSSRSTFSDNDFSEKRNKRPRNGGGGFGSNSTLMEAQEFGELIENEDEVNFALDGLKKGHKVRIRRAALSSLLSICESQYQRRSLRALGISQSIIDAILGLCLDDIPSNLAAATLFFVLTTDGQDDHFMESPNSIKFLVKLLRPVVSASTKVKPRNIGSRLLSIIKDVDAARDAASMHDLSSCDIIDRAQEILVNCKELRLIDSYKIERMRPELSTKWVALLVMEKACLSKISFDDTSGTVKKSGGMFKEKLRELGGLDAVFDVVMDCHTVMESWVTHDTLSVEDIKDDLNKQSLMLLLKCLKIMENATFLSTENQIHLLRLNKSMGSHESRLSFTELMISVIKILSGLQLRAHRNEKHPHPQPHLASAVKKGFVTIISSDTCSTTGFSSIKSLSVSKRNQSAFLVGCSTTPKPGSQSSVMSTIDHCTLTTTAGSNTGSFAGRLASLGSGISRSKTRTSQTRESSCKKVENFASFEDSQDPFSFDLEDSGPSRWAVGKQKKSKGQKRKGSYRDKKDERSLQLFSSQEESNHGLNSQEESSDRDHHVTEQPSLTYDIDKGCLCLLSDCLLTAVKVLMNLTNGNSVGCREVAACGGLESMAELVVGHFPSFTRSPLYSQMESGTCHQKDKHLTDQELDFLVAILGLLVNLVEKNGINRSRLAAASVPITNPEGLQDSEQDMIPLLCSIFLTNKGSADTKDETSTFTLDDEEAVLESEKEAEKMIVEAYSALLLAFLSTESRSIRNAIRDYLPKRDMAILVPVLDRFVAFHTTLDMIPPETHKVVMEVIESCKLP, from the exons ATGATGGAGCGAACTTACGGCCGTCGCAAGCCGGGGATGTTAAACGACGACGTCTCGCGGGCGGAACATATTTTtccgtcttcttcatctccagaACTCGAGCCAGTTGATTTCTCAACTCAAGAATCATCTTGTGTCTGGAATTATTCTTCAAGATCCACTTTTTCGGATAATGATTTTTCTGAGAAGAGGAACAAGAGACCCAGAAACGGTGGTGGAGGGTTTGGTTCGAATTCGACTTTGATGGAGGCTCAAGAGTTCGGCGAGTTAATTGAGAATGAGGACGAAGTTAACTTCGCTCTTGATGGGTTGAAGAAAGGACATAAAGTTAGGATCAGAAGAGCTGCTTTGTCCTCTCTACTCTCGATTTGTGAATCTCAGTATCAGCGACGCTCTTTGAGAGCTTTAGG GATCTCACAGTCCATAATTGATGCGATTTTGGGTCTTTGCCTTGATGACATACCAAGCAATCTTGCTGCAGCTACCCTTTTCTTTGTGCTAACTACTGAT GGTCAAGATGATCACTTTATGGAGTCACCCAACTCCATCAAGTTTTTGGTTAAGCTGTTGAGACCTGTGGTTTCTGCCAGTACTAAAGTAAAGCCGCGGAATATAGGATCTAGGCTCTTATCAATAATCAAGGATGTTGATGCAGCACGTGATGCAGCCAGTATGCATGATTTAAGCTCCTGTGATATAATTGACAGAGCTCAGGAAATTCTTGTTAATTGCAAGGAGTTGAGATTGATTGATAGCTATAAAATCGAGAGGATGAGGCCTGAGCTAAGTACGAAATGGGTAGCTTTGTTGGTGATGGAGAAGGCGTGCTTGTCCAAAATCTCTTTTGATG ATACCTCTGGTACTGTGAAAAAATCTGGAGGAATGTTCAAGGAGAAACTGAGAGAACTTGGAGGACTTGATGCTGTCTTTGATGTTGTTATGGATTGCCACACTGTAATGGAG AGCTGGGTGACTCATGACACACTCTCTGTCGAGGATATAAAAGATGACTTGAATAAGCAGAGTCTGATGTTACTTCTGAAATGTCTAAAAATCATGGAGAATGCTACATTCCTCAGCACAGAAAACCAg ATTCATTTGCTCAGACTTAATAAAAGCATGGGTTCTCATGAATCCCGACTGTCTTTCACAGAGCTCATGATAAGTGTCATCAAAATACTTTCAG GTCTTCAGTTACGTGCTCACAGGAACGAAAAGCATCCTCACCCTCAGCCACATCTAGCTTCTGCTGTTAAGAAGGGCTTTGTGACAATTATTAGTTCAGATACTTGCTCTACCACTGGCTTTAGCTCCATAAAAAGTTTGAGCGTATCCAAGAGAAATCAGTCTGCATTCCTGGTAGGTTGCTCAACGACACCAAAGCCGGGGTCTCAATCAAGTGTAATGTCGACAATTGATCACTGCACGCTGACGACTACAGCTGGTTCCAACACTGGGTCGTTTGCAGGCAGATTAGCCTCATTGGGTAGTGGCATTTCCAGAAGTAAAACAAGGACTAGCCAAACTAGAGAATCCAGTTgtaaaaaagttgaaaactttgcATCCTTCGAGGATAGTCAAGAtcctttttcatttgatttagAAGATTCAGGACCTTCCAGATGGGCAGTaggaaagcaaaagaaatctAAAGGTCAAAAGAGGAAGGGAAGCTACAGAGATAAGAAAGATGAACGCTCGCTTCAGCTCTTCTCGAGCCAGGAGGAATCAAACCATGGTTTAAATTCTCAGGAGGAATCAAGTGATAGAGATCACCATGTAACAGAGCAACCTTCTTTAACATATGACATTGATAAAGGATGTCTCTGTCTTTTATCTGATTGCCTTTTAACAGCCGTGAAG GTATTAATGAACCTAACAAATGGTAATTCTGTTGGTTGTCGGGAAGTTGCTGCCTGCGGAGGACTGGAGAGCATGGCTGAATTAGTTGTTGGACACTTTCCTTCCTTCACCAGATCTCCGCTTTACAGTCAGATGGAGTCCGGGACATGCCACCAGAAAGATAAACATCTCACAGACCAGGAATTAGATTTTCTTGTTGCCATCCTGGGGCTACTGGTAAACTTGGTGGAGAAAAACGGAATAAACAG GTCAAGGCTCGCGGCAGCTAGTGTTCCGATTACCAATCCAGAAGGGTTACAAGATAGTGAACAAGACATGATCCCTCTTTTATGTTCAATCTTTCTCACCAATAAAGGATCCGCAGACACCAAAGATGAAACGAGTACTTTCACTTTG GACGATGAAGAAGCTGTTTTAGAAAGCGAAAAGGAAGCGGAAAAGATGATCGTGGAGGCATATTCTGCCCTTCTACTTGCATTTCTATCCACAGAAAG TAGAAGTATACGAAATGCCATCAGAGATTATCTCCCAAAACGCGACATGGCAATTCTGGTACCCGTGTTGGATAGATTTGTG GCGTTTCATACAACACTGGACATGATTCCTCCAGAAACACATAAAGTGGTTATGGAAGTTATCGAGTCGTGCAAATTGCCATAG